The Solanum lycopersicum chromosome 2, SLM_r2.1 DNA window CTAATCATGATTAGCGACAGATTAGCTACAGAATATTGACTATTGCTATTATGCTCGTCAGTAAACTCTTAATGACGAAAAATTAGTTCCGTCACAAATTTGGCGACGTCCTAGTGACGAACAACGTCCGTCGCCACAACGTAGCAACAAAAAGATTCgtcattatatttatacaattttgttgctaatttcataattctatGACAAAAAAATGATGTTTCGTCTCAATTTTAGCGACGTCATAGAGACGAAACATTTCCGTCGTAACATGTTAGCGACAGAAAGATtcgttattatatttatatagttttgttgttaatttcataattcatttagttATTTCGCAACAAAATTTCCGTCGCAACATATTTTGTGACAACATATTAGGCCTTTAATAATTCATCATTGATCCGTCGCCAACATTCTTTTTACAACAATGACCAAATAGTAGCTAAATTTGTTGCTAAAATTATTCTTATGGACTGCTGAAATATATTCAATCAAAATTACTAAATACTCCAAAATTAACAaacattcatataatataatactcataaacaattcataatatataaatagagaACTCCAAAACAACATATTTCTggttaaaatatacaaaaacaaaactaTCAACTGCTATGAAATAAACTCATGTTCATCAAAATATTACTACGCGCAATTTCTAATTTCCAAAAAGTATGACATTATCAAAAACTGAAGCTGTGGAGGTATTAACTTGAAATAGAGGTATCAACCTCATCCATATTACTAGCAACAGACATGGGTGCCACAGACGATGGATTGCCGGATGGATTAATCGATGCTTTCACCTGCTCAACAATAATAGGAACAAGATGACTAGTTAGTGCAGACATCATTTTCTTTACAAACTCGTCCATATTTGTTGTCGATGTTGATTGAGAAAATGGATGAGGTAATAATGATGACCCACAAAGTTTCTGCCCATAGTAACTTTTTGCTTCAGATCCAAGACCatatattcttcttttcttttctcctccCGCAGCTTGGTAATATGCTTCATATTGATCAATATCAGTTTCAGacaatgtttttttctttaatatttcttcatattttcctatAATAAGTAGAGAAAATGAGAAAACAATAATGACATGGAACAAAccaaatttttaagaaaaatgcaaaaaatagacaaaataaTGCTCAGTACAATGTAGAGAGTGGCAGAGACACTAAGAATAAAGATGTCCTTTACAGTTAAATTTGGTACTATTCCATATGATCCTTTAAAATATACCAGCTGCTACAAAGACAAAGTAGTATATCCGAGTGCAAGATGAGGCATCTCTGTGAAACTGAGCAAACTGGTAGAAATAAAAAACTTCACAAGTTGACTAGAATGGAATTCATAGATGTGTAGACCATTTGTCTGGAATTTGATATATCCTCTAAGAGAACTTATCAATACCTCTATTTAGTGTAGCAGTTGTTGTGTCTGTGGTAATAAACAATGGGTAGCCAATTAATTGCTAATAGCATGCACCCCAAGAGAAGATCATGTCACAGACAATGACAATGGGTAGCCAAGTAATTGCTAAGAGCATCCACCCCAAGAAGAGAAGATCATGTCAAGAGAGTTATCTCTTATTACAATACCACACAGACAATGACACTTTTGGAAGCTAGAGTCACTATAAAACAACAGTAaaatcacacaaaaaaatagtaaaaagttGCACCAAAAAAGCCTCAAAACAATGGCAGTAGTTTCCTTTTAAAACGATACTAGAATTGCATCCTAAAGTCTCAAAACATCATTAGAACTGTACCAAATAGCATCAACAAATACACTTTAAAACAGTAAAGAAGTGCACCATAAATTGAAGTAGGAAAGAACCGAAACACCTCCAAATTTTAGACTTACATGGATATCTCGAGAACGCTCACCAACAAATGTTTTTCCATCATGTCCATGTGTATGAACATGCAGATGTAACTCACTTGGCGTGGGATCTCGACCTTTTCTAATAGCCTATACAAAACAAAACACGTTATATATGTCATATAAGAGAAGATATTCATAATAGAGTttgtagaatatatatatatactcacaAGTTTCTTGCGATGTTCTCCGATAGAAATAGAGACACCAGTGTGAGTCCCAACAGCAGTTTCACGACCGCCACGATGATTTTGCGAATTCTGATTTCTTAATAGACTCTGGACTTCCCCAATGCTCCATCCATCTTTCCCATACATCTTCTAGTAAGTAACCTGACCTAACtcctcctttttttattttagaaatgaaATTCCTATAGTTCAATGCTGCCTTAACCATCCATTGTGTTTTGACTTTGTTTTCACTATTGGAAACATCCCTGCAGAACTTTTTCTGAAACAAGCTTTGAAAGTAGTACATTAATGTCCTATCTATATATGTGAATATACTTGCTAAAATCACTTACGATGAAAACTTATACCTTAAATTATCCAAAATAACCATTTCTTACATCATTTGGAACACCTTTCCAATTGATTTCATTGGGATCAACCTCACTTTTGAAAGATTTGTATATGAAACTAGAGCATATTAAGAAGGTTTCAGTCTGTATAAATTAGAAGAGGTTATTAGGAGGGCTATCATAAATCAGAATTCAAAGACAACAAGCGTCATCAACAAAACAAGTAGGAATAAACATCCGATGACAGCCAAGCCAAGATGTTTCCCTACCATGGGTCAATCTAAATGATTTTCTTTCCTCCATACAATAGGGACATGCAAACTTACCTGCAGTACTCCATCCTGATAACATAGAATATGCTGGAAAGTCACTGATTGTCCACATCAAAGATGCCCTTAGTtgaaagttttgtttttttgagATGTCAAATGCTTGCACGCATGTCTCCCACAACAAAGTCAATTCTTTTATTAGAGGATGCAAATAAGCATCAATTTTATGTTTGGGATTGTTTGGCCCTAGAACAATGACTGTTATGAACATATAAGCTTCTTTCATACACATTCCTGGAGGTAAATTATAAGGTGTGACAATCATTGGTCATGACGAGTATCTACTCCTAGATTGACTAAATGGTTGGAAACCATCAATACATAATCCCAATCTTACATTTCTTGGTtcattagcaaaaaaaaaagtataagttTCATTGAAGTGTTTCCAAGCCACAGAGTCTGATGGATGACACATTATACCATCCTCTTTTGTATGCTCGTGATGCCATCTCATGTAAGCAGCTGTAGCATGAGATGCATACAATCTTTGAAATCTaggaatcaaaagaaaataatacattttcttGTAAGGGATCAATTTCCTCTTACGAGAGACAACACGGCACTTGTATCTATAATGTCCACAAAATGTACAAGATGTAAGGTGTTTATCATCACCCCCAATACAAAATACATCCTGATTTACAGCGATCAATCTTTTCAAATGGCAAACCCAAGGTACGCACTAGCTTCTTAGTCTGATAGTATATATCAAGCACTATGTTATCTTCAGGTAGCCTCTTTCAACAATTGCATCATTTGGTTATAACCTCTCTGTTACATGTTGTTCTCCATTTTAATATTCAACATTCGAGAGACAACAACAAGTTGAGAGAGGGAAGAATCGGGATATAATTTTGCATCAACTGCTTGTAgcaatcatataattttttagactCGGGGTTAGGATCTTCCCCCATTGAAGGTTCACAAGGATGAGACGACTTGTCAACAGTATTGCCAAAAGATTGCCAACTTTGAACCTTGGGAAAGTTAGGACCAGCTGCATCTAAAATCATTTGAACCAGCTGCATCTAAAATCATTTGACGGTATGGATTATCATATCCTAATTGAGGTAATTAGCACCACCATTCAAATCTTGATCAGAAGAAATCTCAccaatcatatttttttctccttgaTGTTTCCAGATAAAATAGTTATCAACAAATTTAGATTTATAACATCCATGAACCTAAAGTTGTGACATTTTTTACATGGACATCTAACTTTATTTCCACTCATCCGATTTTGTTGCAAACATGCAAATTGGATAAATTTATCCACTCCAatcacaaaattataatttatagccCCTTGACCATCCAACCTATCATACATCCAATTACGCTCTAGAATATTCATGTTCCtaataaagtttgaatttacaagaataaaaaattagtaaCAAGCACAAACTGTGGACCAGAAGGTACTCTCATTCACATTCATCAAATACTAACAAAACATGCATTTAggcaaaacaaaaataatttctacAGTTATTCACTATGCAGACTTAGTCCCACAAAATTGATGACAAACAAAAGGTATTGAAGCattacaattgaaaagaaaGCATCATCAACAGTAGCAAAACTGAATGTAAAACATAGGCTTACAGACAATAAAAATGAAGAACATAGATTTTACGACATAGCGAAGAGTAGTCACCTAAAATAGattcaaacaaaaaagaacaaataagcATCAATACtatatactaaataataaaagcCAGCTTTCACATTAATATGAATCAACAAAATCCATTAAGAACCCATGTATAgcaaattaaattcattaattatcATCTACAAACAACAGTGATATAACAACAACAGACTAGCGAGGCATATCATGAATAGAACAAGAGGCATATCATGAATAGAAGAAGACGAGGAGAAGATTACAGAGGAAAGGTTACCTTTCTCCAGACAGTGTCAAGGCAATGACTAGACAGTGAAAAGCTTGGAGACTTCTTGTCAATGTTATTTCGAGATATTGAGAATTTAGTCAAGAAAAGTAGAAGCAAGCAAGGTTAGagtaaaaaaaatctgaaaaattttcaaaataaaaaattagagcaAAGTAGAAGAAAACAACAGtaacaaaagaaagtaaaaatattaaaaactataGTTAACTCAATCCTTTCAACACTAAAAGAAAAGACACAAGGAAAACACATACATTTCATCGAGATCATGATAAAAGTTTATAGCTAACAGATAAAATCTTTAGAAAATAATGTACCAAACAACAAGTGTTGAAGCTTCTACTAACAATATCATAAGAAGAGACTAAGAACAATAGAAAATCTCTTCTTTTGCTAATGAACGTAAAAGCTAATTTAAGCTATTGAAACGCCTCATTCTCATCTCATATCTCACTGTGAATGCTAAAGTAGGCAGAGCACACACTCTTATCTTAAAACATCATTGACATATATACTCATCATTAAAATCTAATTGCTAAATCATGTCAATACCTATTTATCTTTTTGGGATTCTCTTTTTCTATTAACTTTTAACAAGTTATATCTGTAAGATTTGTTAAGCTACATGCAATTCTTAAAGAGaacatacaataaataaatacaagtaTCTTATAATGTGTACATAATTATTAACaagtatcattttatttttgaaagactGGTTACAAGTTTTAGGTGTTGAAGCAGAATAAGAACTTCTATCGGAAGTGATTTTATCGGCGATTTTTCTTTGTGTTAGAGTGCGTTTAGTAGACAATGTGGTTTATAAATATGTCTAACATCACGTATCCaagaaaatttaaagaagacTATAATGTTCTTCACTGATAACCCCATCCCGTTTTCCCAATTATTTTTCACCAAATAGAAGTCAAAACCCTCCTCTTCACCGCACTAGAAGCTCACCGAACAtatgaaaaaagagaaattaccAAAGGTAGAAGCTCACATTTCACCTGAAGATGAAGGAAACATGAGCAATTTCACTTTGAACCTGAGACTGAAACAATTTCACCTGAGATGGGAGCAATCAAAAGGAGTGAGAGATGAGAGAAATCAAAAGGAGAAGGAGACCAGAGAAATTAATTTCTTACCTCAAGGAGACCGGTGAAAGGTGACGGAGACCAGAGAATTCTTAACTCAGTTGCTGCGCAGTTCTTGGAACTTTTCATAGAGAGATAAAACCCTACATTTAAGGGATTGtaattttgtttcctttttgtgtaaaaattattgaaagGAACTTAGCGACGGATTCTGATATTCGTcgctataaataaaaataattatttacattaattttataGATAGAAATTTCCGTCAATACGTAATTTAAAgtccataaaaatatattttacattctaGCAACACTTTTCCGTCACTAATTCCGTTGcaatatattattgaatttataaAACTTACTTTGTTGCGAAATCTGTAGCAAAATTTAAGGCGCCAAAGTTTCCCGCTATTATTTGGCAACAAAAAACATATTCCGTCGTCAATTCGTTGCTctattttaactcaaaaaaatatttgtaaattttacAACGAAATGACTACTTCATTGCTAATCCATAGTTATATAGCAACGTAATTAATTCCGTCGCTAATATCCGTCgctaaatactattttttttgtagtgtcagaaaaaagaaaaataataattttaaacgtgaacaaaacaaaaatatgatgTCATATTCTTGACTTTGAATTAATTAGTCTAACAAACAAAAGaggtaaaaaaaatcattaacaaaAAATGAAACAGTAACCACCAATTAGTGGAATGATTCATCAAGAGACCTACCAAGTCTTACATGGATTTGGAGTTATAGATGCAGAACCCGCCGTGAGATTTTCACCTTTAGCCAAGGGCTTTCTAGGAATCAATGTAATCAGATGTCTCAAGGATAAGAGGTGCACCCCATCAGAAGATTTTGTGTCCATATATTGACCTCCTCGCACTATACAAGTACACCAATCATGTTTCAAGGATCGGAACATTTTACCATTATTAGCGTTGCAAAAATAGGTCAGCCCAACTCAGATCCATCCATCCCAAGCTTCGTGGGCAAAATATTTGAGGAGTTAGAGTGATTCGGCCTTTCATTTGAAGGGGTCTTGAAATGACCAAGCCAGCCCAACACTGGGAGGGTTGTGAGCTAGCTTACTTTTCACTTTCGTATAATTTTAGAGTGTGAGAGTACTTAGTTGGCATACACTCTAACCCATGCACAAATATATGACTTGTCTAACCACCACTttgtagaagaaaaaaaaagggcatCTTTCCTAATTTTTGCCAGGAAGAGACAAGTaccaatttaaaatattctaaCAGAAAGAAAAGTGAGATATTACACAACTATAACATATAAATGTGTTGATTCCTTGTTAGATAATCCGTTATAATATTCACattctttattaataatatttttttaattcaacttaTATGAATAATTACTCACAAGTCTcactttttaaagttattttttttcatgaatttggTCATGTTCTTATTTAACAATGATTGTTTCGTGCTCCTAGGGTATCAATACAAGAATTTAGTAATATTCAATGTTATTTTTCGatgattgaaaaagaaaaagagagaggatGATGTGATTACTAGTTTGATGTACAAATTAAATAAGTCAACACTTCCtttcagaaaaagaaaaaaaataatagtaaacgTGAATAAAACAACAATTTGATGTCATATTCTTATCTTTGAATTAATGAGTCTAATAAAccaaagaggaaaaaaattcattaacaaAAAATGCTGCAATAACCACCAATAAGTGGAATGATTCATCTAGGGGTTTAAAAAGTCTTACTGGTATTTTATGTTATTGATGCAGAACCAGTTGTGACATTTTTACGTTTAACCAAATCAGATGTCTGAAGGATAAGAGGTGCGCCCCATCAGAAGATTTTATGTTCATTCGCTGATCTACTGTCCGTTGGACAAATACAAGTACCCCTATAATGTTACGGAGATCAGGATGCTTTACTATACATGTTAGAGAAATCTGATAGTGTAAGAGGAGACTTCCAAGCCGTCAGTGGTTAACCTTTTTACCAATTGCAGTAGGTCATGCTAATGCACGTGCCCGACCTGTGTTTCTGCATTTTTCATTCCTCTTCTTATCGAGCGACAAAATTATTTGCTCGTTATCTTAATTAAGCATATTAGCAATCGTAATTATTAATGGAAATAGATGACTATTTACAAATgcataacaattttttaattcaatttatgaGAATAACTAGTCATAAATTGTAAATGTGATACAAAATTCAATTTATAGCTTTTTGAGGTTGTATATGTGTGCATTAGGTCATATGTTTATTTGACATTTCTTATTGTATAGTTTCATTTGAATTGACGCTCTTAGAGGATAAGAATAGGAAATTAGTgaaattgaatgttattttCCTATCTGAAAAAGAAACGAGAGAAGATAATATGGTTACAAGCTTGATGTTAAGATAATATAAAACTAAACTTCCTTTAAtttcaattaaagaaaaataacaataagaatagAGCAAGAAATTGATGTTAGAATctaatgttttaatttataactCTAATacgaaaataagaagaagaaagaaaagaggaaagtattgaatttagggtttaaaaattcaaaacgaGTCAAAGTTGAggttctttttattattttaagaatttaaaaaaaatacccctttactaactatatttatttattttcccaCCTTAGCCAAGTATTGttacaattttcttcaaaatattcttGTTCGTGTAAATTTAGGTCATCTAATttgggtaaaaaaaaattaatcattttttctaaatttaataaCCTGACTCGATGTCAAGTATTTACTAGATCTTATTGctttcaataaatatgatttttatctttctttaatttatttttctaaatactAATTTATCATTACATTATATGTTTTGAATTAATCTTAGTATTTtgactttctttttcatttaaatgGGATTCATTGGAAAGTTGAAAAtcacacaaaaagaaaaaaaagacgtTTCTTAaggatataaatatatattttttctttatttgaaagaagagaaattcaaaaaatatttttctttcaaattagtATTTtgctaattatattttatttttcttagttaagattaattaattaattgactagtagtattttttgttatttgttaactatctttaaaaaatcaaaaaattaaaataaaaaagaatgtaaataattttttgtcgCTTTTGCTTGGACCTGGAAAGATtccatcacaattttttttgtcccTTGCAATATACACCCACCCTCATAATGATCTGACACGCCCTACACAGTCACGTTTTTTATCTACATCGCCATAATGTCTTGATACATTCTACACACAATCACAATTTTCGTATACATCCTTATGATAATTACCTGGTACACTATATACATAGTCATTTTTTTATTCGCACCCTCATGATGACTTGACACACTCTACtcaatcatatttttcttcatactcTTGTGTACTCACATATTTTTCTCGTAATCCTACACACACCCTTGCATTTTTCTTCATTGAATTTAAAAGGACAAAACGACTCTTCCCTATACCAAATAATCTCTCTTTAA harbors:
- the LOC101244342 gene encoding uncharacterized protein; amino-acid sequence: MYGKDGWSIGEVQSLLRNQNSQNHRGGRETAVGTHTGVSISIGEHRKKLAIRKGRDPTPSELHLHVHTHGHDGKTFVGERSRDIHFAQFHRDASSCTRIYYFVFVAAGKYEEILKKKTLSETDIDQYEAYYQAAGGEKKRRIYGLGSEAKSYYGQKLCGSSLLPHPFSQSTSTTNMDEFVKKMMSALTSHLVPIIVEQVKASINPSGNPSSVAPMSVASNMDEVDTSISS